In Ferviditalea candida, the genomic window GCCAACTGTCTGATATCGCTTTTTTCAAAAGTGAATTGACCGATCATGAAGTGGTCGCCGTCAGCAGGCAGCTGGACGCACTGATTGTGGAATATTTGAAACACATGAACAAGAAGACCGCATAACCGCTTTCCGGCAGCGTGGGCAACACCGTTATTTACAGTCAGAAGGGACGTCTTAGGTCGACAGACTTTGGGCGCCCCTTTTAATGCTTGAACCGGCAAGCATTAAGAAAAACTTCTATCGAAGTCACTTAAAAGCTCGGAAACTTATAAATTCTTATGCGGTCAAAAAACTTTTTTCGTCTCCCTGTCCTCCTTTAAAAGCTCCACCGCTTCTTTAAAACGCATGGAGTGAACGATCTCCCTTTCGCGCAAAAACTTCAAGCTGTCCTGCAAATCCA contains:
- a CDS encoding Spo0E family sporulation regulatory protein-aspartic acid phosphatase, producing MKNLLHLIEDARSQLSDIAFFKSELTDHEVVAVSRQLDALIVEYLKHMNKKTA